The following coding sequences lie in one Arachis ipaensis cultivar K30076 chromosome B03, Araip1.1, whole genome shotgun sequence genomic window:
- the LOC107634785 gene encoding transcription factor PRE6, whose translation MSSRRSSSGAPTSAGMTDAQITDLVSKLQQLIPQLRSTHSDKVSAAKVLQETCSYIKTLHREVDDLSDRLSQLLANTDSNTAQAAIIRSLLM comes from the exons ATGTCCAGCAGAAGATCCTCTTCGGGTGCTCCAACTTCCGCCGGGATGACCGATGCTCAAATCACCGATCTCGTCTCCAAGTTGCAACAACTCATCCCTCAGCTCCGCTCTACGCATTCCGACAAG GTTTCTGCGGCAAAGGTGTTACAAGAGACTTGTAGCTACATTAAGACCTTGCATAGAGAGGTTGATGATCTTAGCGACCGATTGTCCCAGCTTTTGGCCAACACAGACTCAAATACCGCACAAGCAGCCATTATTAGGAGCTTACTTATGTAA
- the LOC107633966 gene encoding uncharacterized protein LOC107633966, whose protein sequence is MYILFSKLKNYRHKLVEWQHTNHNNSARLIVELNQKLEAEKQKGQVVDKRLILKLEDDLQDAYEKEERYWKEKSHVKWLQWGDQNTKFFHAKFHARNRQNKLEKLKDENGLYRTDAKGIGEVAESFFKKLFSTSNPKNPEDALEGLERKVDDRMNRILTRSITEEEVKKAIFSVNPFSALGEDGFTARFFQFYWEVVKDDIFQACASFFSGGKMLRSLNHTQICLISKITCVDSMTHIRPISLSTVFYKVISKLLVHRMQFCMDKIISMNQSAFIKGRLISDNILIAHEFMHYLKNKRHGNFDMALKLDMSKSYDRVEWSFVWKMLKRMGFYQKWIGWMQECVTTVFYSVLVDGFSYGFFKPTRGLRQRDPISPYLFFICAEVFFSQNTPEELRNEIVEILRVPHVGSQDKYLGLPAVVNRSKNTTYSYIEDKVSKKLNQWKRSLLSASAREVLIKAVGSAMPIYTLSCFKLPESLIDNIQRKMMQFWWGQRRNERKLQWIKWDTVRRNKDQEGLGFKDLKAFNLAMLEKQSWRILKKTDSLLHRVYKAKYFSYSPFMNAQIGQNPSWAWRSILEGRNVLEKGLNWQIGQDTVAQNILQTPRTGEQDKLIWGKEKNGSYSVNTGYQISFQFFHPAQEYLPEIFHQKELWRSIWGLRCPAKVGLFLWKAVHVGLEYEEHGFMQQWYSKEMSRCKPAITLWQIWIARNLKVFEDKNSSSLEIAQAAIRAKDEFYRATFC, encoded by the exons ATGTACATTCTATTCAGTAAATTGAAAAACTACCGTCATAAACTTGTTGAATGGCAACATACCAATCATAATAACTCGGCTAGACTAATTGTGGAGCTTAATCAGAAATTGGAAGCTGAAAAACAGAAAGGTCAGGTAGTAGATAAGCGCCTCATTTTAAAATTAGAAGATGATCTCCAAGATGCTTATGAGAAGGAGGAGAGATATTGGAAAGAAAAGTCCCACGTGAAATGGTTACAGTGGGGTGACCAAAATACAAAGTTCTTCCATGCAAAGTTTCATGCTCGGAATAGACAGAACAAGTTAGAGAAACTGAAGGACGAGAACGGGCTGTACCGGACTGATGCGAAAGGTATAGGGGAGGTAGCCGAATCCTTTTTTAAGAAGCTTTTTTCTACTTCAAATCCAAAAAACCCCGAAGATGCTCTAGAAGGTTTGGAAAGGAAGGTAGATGATAGAATGAACCGCATACTCACTAGATCCATCACGGAGGAAGAGGTTAAAAAAGCTATCTTTTCTGTCAATCCTTTCTCAGCGCTAGGTGAGGATGGATTCACAGCAAGGTTTTTCCAATTCTATTGGGAGGTTGTCAAGGATGATATTTTTCAGGCATGTGCTAGCTTTTTCTCTGGAGGTAAAATGCTTCGCTCCCTGAACCACACGCAAATTTGTTTAATATCGAAGATTACATGTGTTGATTCTATGACTCATATTCGACCTATTAGTCTGAGTACGGTGTTTTATAAGGTAATTTCAAAGCTTCTGGTTCATAGAATGCAGTTTTGTATGGATAAAATCATCAGTATGAATCAAAGTGCGTTTATTAAGGGTAGGCTGATCAGTGATAATATACTTATAGCCCATGAATTTATGCACTATTTGAAGAACAAGAGGCATGGTAATTTTGATATGGCATTGAAGTTGGATATGAGTAAATCCTATGACCGAGTTGAGTGGAGTTTTGTCTGGAAAATGCTCAAGAGGATGGGATTTTATCAGAAGTGGATTGGCTGGATGCAGGAGTGTGTGACTACGGTTTTCTACTCAGTTCTTGTGGATGGATTCTCTTACGGCTTCTTCAAGCCTACTAGGGGTCTTCGACAGAGAGACCCCATTTCTCCCTATCTATTTTTCATTTGTGCAGAGG TTTTCTTTAGTCAGAACACGCCTGAGGAGCTGAGGAATGAGATTGTAGAGATTCTGCGGGTTCCACACGTTGGTTCACAGGATAAATATTTAGGCCTCCCTGCAGTTGTGAACAGATCAAAAAACACTACCTATAGCTACATTGAAGATAAGGTATCCAAGAAACTTAATCAATGGAAGCGATCTTTACTATCGGCTAGTGCTAGAGAAGTTCTTATTAAGGCTGTGGGTTCTGCTATGCCTATATACACCCTAAGTTGTTTCAAACTACCAGAATCACTCATAGACAACATACAAAGGAAAATGATGCAGTTCTGGTGGGGTCAAAGAAGGAATGAAAGAAAGCTTCAATGGATTAAGTGGGATACTGTGCGCAGGAATAAAGATCAAGAAGGATTGGGTTTCAAGGACTTGAAAGCCTTCAATTTGGCAATGTTGGAAAAGCAAAGTTGGAGGATACTAAAGAAAACTGATTCTTTGCTGCACCGAGTTTACAAAGCCAAATACTTTTCCTATTCCCCCTTCATGAATGCCCAGATTGGTCAAAACCCCTCTTGGGCTTGGAGGAGCATTCTTGAAGGCAGAAACGTGCTCGAAAAAGGTTTGAACTGGCAGATAGGACAAG ATACAGTAGCTCAAAACATCTTGCAAACTCCTAGAACTGGTGAACAAGACAAGCTTATATGGGGAAAGGAAAAAAATGGCTCTTACTCAGTAAATACCGGTTATCAGATTAGCTTCCAATTCTTCCATCCAGCGCAGGAGTACCTTCCAGAAATTTTCCACCAGAAGGAGCTATGGCGTTCAATTTGGGGGCTTAGGTGTCCAGCTAAGGTCGGGCTCTTTCTCTGGAAAGCGGTTCATG TGGGTCTTGAATATGAAGAACATGGGTTCATGCAACAATGGTATTCGAAGGAAATGTCTCGCTGCAAGCCTGCAATAACCCTCTGGCAAATATGGATAGCTCGAAATTTAAAGGTGTTTGAAGACAAAAACTCCTCAAGCTTGGAGATTGCTCAGGCTGCTATTAGAGCCAAAGACGAGTTTTACAGAGCTACCTTTTGCTAG